The stretch of DNA AAATAAAATAAAGGTTTCGTAAATTAGTAACCACAATAAAACAATTTCAATTGATGCTAATAAAAGATTGTTTAAGCCAAAAAATAAAAAAGTCCATAAAACATTAAATAACAATTGAACGCAAAAGAAGAAAAGTGCTTTTTTTACTGCTTCAGTTTGTTTTTCTAATTGATTCCAAATCATTCCAGCTGCTAATCCCATTAAAATAAATAGCATTGTCCAAACTGGTGCAAAAACCGAATTAGGTGGATTAAAGGAAGGCTTCTTTATTTCGGGATACCAATCGTATAAAGAGCTTTGTGTGATTTTGCTTGAAGCAAATCCTAAACCTAAACACACCACAATTGCAATTATAATTCGAATATATTTATTCATGGAACTAATTTTATAGGGCAAAGTAACGAATAATTGGTATTTTTGCCTAAAATTTTCAATATGTATTCAGAAAAGGATTTTGTAGCTTCAACATTTAATTTAGTTCAAAGTGCACAATTTTCTTGGGAAGCACCTAGTAATATTGCCCTAGTTAAATATTGGGGAAAAATAGATAATGAGCTAGATTTTCAAGGAAATAAAGCTTCGCAAATTCCTGCAAATCCTTCTATAAGTTTTACGTTGAATAATTGTAAAACAATTACATCATTGTCTTTCGAACAAAAATCGAGTACTGAAGATTTTTCATTTGACTTTTATTTTGAGGGTCAAAAGAAGGAAGATTTTAAACCAAAAATTCAGAAATTTTTTGAACGTATAGAAGTTTTTTGTCCGTATTTAAAAAACTATCATATTACTATCGAATCAGAAAATACATTTCCGCATAGTTCAGGAATCGCATCTTCTGCTTCAGGAATGGCTGCTTTAGCTATGAATGTTATGAGTTTAGAAAAAGCTTTAAATCCTGAAATGTCTGACGATTATTTCTTTAAAAAAGCGTCTTTTTTAGCACGTTTGGGTAGCGGAAGCGCTTGTCGCAGTGTAAAAGGAGAGGTTGTTATTTGGGGACATCATAAAGATACAAGTGATAGTTCAAATTTATACGGAATTGATTTTGTAGAAAGTCACGAAAAATTCAAGAATTTTCAAGATACTATTTTATTGGTCGACAAAGGTGAAAAACAGGTTTCGAGTACTGTTGGTCACAATTTAATGTACAATCATCCTTTTGCAAATCAACGATTTGTTCAAGCTCAGGATAATTTAACTGCAATCAAAGAGATATTGAAAAATGGTGATGTAGATTCGTTTATAAAATTAGTAGAAAGTGAAGCTTTAACTTTGCACGCAATGATGATGACTTCAATGCCTTATTTTATTTTAATGAAACCTAATACACTTGAAATTATTAATAAAATTTGGAAATTTAGAACAGAAACAGCAATACCAGTTTGTTTTACTTTGGATGCTGGTGCAAATGTACATGTTTTATACCCAGAAAATGTAAAAGAAAAAGTTTTACAGTTTATTCAAAATGAATTAGTTGCATATTGTCAAAATGGTCAGTACATTTGCGACCAAATAGGAAATGGTGCAAACCAATTAAAATAATTTGTATCTTTACTATAAATAAAGCGACAGCATGAAAGGACCGTTATTTTATTCTAAAATTTTACTTTTTGGTGAGTATGGAATTATTCAAGACTCTAAGGGTTTGTCTATTCCTTATAATTTTTACAAAGGTGCTTTAAAAAAGGCGATAACCTTTCAGATAACGCAAAAAAATCTAACGAAAGTTTGATGCGTTTTGCTAACTATTTACAACAACTTCAAGAGGAACAACCAGAATTGGTTACTTTCGATTTAAATACATTACAAAATGATGTTAATGAAGGAATGTATTTCGATTCTAGTATTCCGCAAGGTTATGGCGTGGGAAGTAGTGGAGCTTTAGTTGCTGCTATTTATGATAAGTATGCTCACAACAAAATGACTGTTTTAGAAAATTTAACGCGTGAAAAATTATTGCAATTAAAGGCAATTTTTTCTCAAATGGAATCTTTTTTTCATGGAAAAAGTTCTGGTTTAGATCCATTGAATAGTTATTTGAGTTTACCAATTTTAATCAATTCTAAAGATAATATTGAACCCACTGGAATTCCTAGTCAAAGTACACAAGGTAAAGGAGCGGTTTTCTTAATTGATTCTGGAATTGTAGGAGAAACAGCTCCAATGGTAAATATTTTTATGGAAAACTTAAAAGATCAAGGTTTTCGTAATATGATAAAATCTCAATTTATCAAATATACCGATGCTTGTGTAGAAAACTTTTTACATGGCGATGTTAAATCTTTATTTGAGAATACAAAGAAGCTTTCGGGGGTAGTTTTAAATCATTTTAAACCAATGATTCCTGAGCAATTTCACCAAGTTTGGCAAAAAGGAATTGAAACAAATGATTACTATTTAAAACTATGTGGTTCAGGCGGTGGTGGATATATTCTTGGGTTTACACAAGACATCGAAAAAGCTAAAGAATCATTAAAAGATTACAAATTAGAAGTAGTTTATAACTTTTAATTGGCAAAAGGTAAAAGCAAAAAATGTTGTGAGTTTTTATACACAAAACTCTATTAACCTTTTTTAATATCCTTAACCAACCTAAATATAATGCTAACCCGTAAATCTAAATTATTACTGACCAAAATCTTCAGCTTTTTTTCAGTTGTTAGAGGTTATAATATTTGGGTAATTGCATTAGCACAATATTTATCAGCTATATTTATTTTAGCACCACATGAATCTGCACTCTCTATTTTATTAGATTGGAGGTTGTTTGTTTTAGTTGTTGCTTCATCACTTTGTATTGCTTCGGGTTATATTATAAATAATTTTTACGATGCTAAGAAAGATTTAATCAATCGACCTAAAAAAGCTATGATTGATCGTTTGGTGAGTCAGTCAACAAAACTAAAAGTATATTTCGCTATTAATTTTTTTGTAGTAGTTCTTGCGAGTTTAATTTCTTGGAAAGCAGTTTTGTTTTTTTCGGCTTATATATTTTTACTTTGGTTTTATTCGCACAAGCTTAAAAAATATCCTCTAATAGGAAATTTAACTGCAGCGTTGTTAGCAGTAACTCCTTTTTTTGCAGTATTAATGCATTTTAAGAATTTTTACCATGTAATTTTTGCTCACGCAACGTTCTTGTTTGTTTTAATTTTAATTCGCGAATTAATAAAAGATTTAGAAAATATTGAAGGCGATTTAGCTAACGACTATAAAACAATTCCAGTTCTTTATGGTGAAAAATTAGCCAAAACCATTATTACCTTACTTACTTGTTTTACAGTTATCCCTGTTTTTTTTCTAACAGATGTTTACAATGTAGGGTATATGGAAATTTACTTTTATTTAGGTTTAATTGCTTTACTATTTTTTATAATGAAGTTATGGAAATCAGATTGTAAAGAGGACTACGTAAAACTTCATTTTTTACTAAAGTTTATCATTGTAAGTGGAGTATTTTGTATAGTTCTTATAGAACCTTCAGTTTTAATTAACGGAAAAAAATTACTTTCAACTTATTAGTTATATCTTTGCAAAAAAATAAAAGATATGTCACGTCATCAAGGCAATGATAAAAGAAATCCAGGTTCAGGAAGACAAGGTGGTTATAAAAAAACAAGTCATTCTAGAGGTAATGCACCTGTAAGAAGTAATTCATCTGGATTTTCAAGAAATGAAAATAAATCTGCACAACCAAAAGCGAAACCAGCATCAGATGATATTCGTTTAAATCGTTATATCTCAAACTCTGGAATGTGCAGTAGAAGAGAAGCTGATATTTACATTCAAAGTGGGAATGTAATGGTAAATGGCGAAGTAGTAACCGAAATGGGTTATAGGGTGAAACCTGGCGATGTAGTTAAATTTGATGGAGCAACGATTACACCTGAAAAGAAAGTTTATGTTTTATTAAACAAACCAAAAAACTTTTCAACTTCAGCTGACGGCGTTAGAAGTAATGAAAATGTATTGAGTTTAGTTAAAAATGCTTCAAAATCTCAGTTGCAACCTGTTGGTAGAATGGATAAGACAACTACAGGTTTATTGTTGTTCACTAACGATACCGAATTAATCACAAAATTTTCAAGTCCTAACCAACGTTCGTCTAAATTATATCATGTAAGCTTAGATAAAAATTTAAAATTTGAAGATTTAGAGAAAGTAAAAAACGGTTTATATATTGATGATCACAAAATCTTCGTAGAAGAAATCGATTATATCGAAAATGAAGCTAAATCAGAAATCGGAGTTAAAATGAAAACGGCAAATGTTAAGATTGTTCGTAAGATTTTTGAAGAACTAGATTACAATGTTATTAAATTAGACCGAGTTACTTTTGCTGGTTTAACCAAAAAGAATTTACCAAGAGGCAATTGGCGTTTTTTAACAGAACAAGAAATTATAAATCTTAAAAATATATAAAAAAAGAGCCTAATTGCTCTTTTTTTATCGTTTCATTGCAAAATGTGCTTTAAATTGTGCAGGTTCTCCATTATATAAATAGTCTACGGTGAACCAATAATCAGTTGATGGTAAATCATGGCCATTATATTTTCCATCCCATCCATTGTCCATTGGAGAAAGTTCTTTTAAAAATTTCCCGTAACGATCAAATATATAAATTACAGCATCAGGATGCTCATTTCTTAAATCCCAAATGTTCCATGTGTCATTATAACCATCAGCATTAGGAGTAAAAAATTTAGGATATTTTATAACATTGAAAACTAATACAAAATCCCCGCAATTCCCTAAGGTATCTCTAACTGTTACAGTATGACTTCCAGATGAAATATTATAAAAATTATTGCTTGTTTGAAACTGACCATCATCTAATTGAAAAATGTAATTTCCAAAGCCATTTTCAATAGTTACTGTGGCATTTGCAATATCCTCAAATGGTTGAGTAACGGAAACACTAGCAACAGCTCTACTAGAAATTGTAACTACTGCAGTTGTTGGTAAGTAATTACAATCAGGCGCATTCTCCGGACTAAGTTTTATAGGAGTTATGGTATATGTTCCAGCTTGAATAGCTTCAAAAGTTATTCCATTCCCCAAGACAACACCGTTTAAACTCCATTCAACATCAAATAGTGCAGGATTAAGTCCAGAATCTAAAATAATAGGCTCTAATGTTGCATTTGTTAATGGGTCAACACAGATAATTCCGCCATCAACTTCAAATGTAGGTCTGGGATAAACTGTGAATTGAAAGTGAGTTTCGTCAAAACAATTAGTGTTATTTGTAGCATGTGCATAAACCCAAACATCAAAAGTTTGTGGGCTTTCATCAGGTGCAACACTAAACGTGTAATCGTTAGGGTTAATCAGATCATTGGGATTTCCGCCAGGTTGAGTATAATAGTTAACAGTATAATTTATTGTAGGTCCATTTAAATCTGGAAGAATAAACTCACCACAATGAGTAGTGTTGTTAAGACTGTTAAAGTTAGCAGGATGATTATTTAAATTAGGAGTTTCAGATACAGTGATCGTAATAGTATCTATTTCTTGGCAAGACAACCCGAATCTTCCTGTATTATTAGCTACAACATAAACAGTTGTTACTGTATTAGGTGTATTAAAAACTGTACCTGCTGGGACTAATGTGTCGCCAGCATCCCCTGGAATACCGTTTCCATTAGAGTCTAGATAATAATTAATTGAGTAATTATTGGTTGTTTCTGGAGGGACATGTGTAAGTATTGGTAGCGCATAATTATCAAATTCGCAAACATCTTCATCTGGAAAATCTGGTAAGTCAATCCCGTTATAGAAAACTGTAAAAGGGATATCTACTTCACAAGTAGTATTCGAATCAAAGCTATAAAGATAAAAAGTTTCATTTTCGGTGTATTGTGTGGTTGGGTCTACTACAGTTCCTGTTCCATTAGGTCCTCCTGGAGCAGTATAAATAGTTCCATTCGTCGCGGGGTTAATAGTGTAAAAAGGTCCACAAACAGCATAATCACTTACGGCATCAACTAAAGGACTTGGTAAAATGTTAATAGTAAAAGAGGATTCATTGTCACAATTGTTTGCATCAGGTCCATTATAAATATAATATGTGCCTGGATTTAATGATGTTCCACTCAAATCAATAACTTGATTAGGGAATAATTGTACTTGCCCAGGTACAGAAGGACCTCCAGATAACATATAATAATTTCCATTAGTCAATGGTGGTAAAACAAATTCACCACAATGAGATTCACTAGGTAATGAATCTACTAGCGGACGTGGATTTATAGTAATATTAAAATTAAGGTTGTCTGTACAATTTGGTAATGTAGTAGTATTTGCATAATAATATACTATTTGTGAAGACGTTATAGGTATACTAGGGTCAATAATGTTACCCATGCCGTTTGGTTGGTCATAATAATTTCCAAAAGTGATGGCTGGCAGTGTAAAACTACCACATTCTGTAATTGGAGTAAAAATAGATGTATCTACAATATTTACTTGAAAAGAACTTGCTGGAGAAGGACATGTGCCAACGGTTACTCCATCTGAGCTAATATGGTCTAATGTATTGTATATATATACTGTTTGTGAAGATGTAATTGTGTTTCCTGCAAATAAAGCAGTCCCTGTTCCATTTGGTCCAGTGAAATAGTTTCCATTAGTTAAAGGTTCTAGTGTGTAACTGTTACAATAAGTGACATCTGGTAAAATATCAACTGGTGCTAGTGGATGAATATAGATGTCAAAACGTTCATCTCTACAAGGAATACCATTAACTTCTGCATAGTAATATATTGGTTGCACAATACTTGTTGTACCCGTATTTTCAAATTGTGTTCCAGTAGGAATTAGTGTTCCAGTTCCATTTGGTCCACCAAAGTCACTGTAAAAAGCACCTATGCCTTCTGGTGGTGATGGAACAGAAAAAACCCCGCAATTGTCTAATATAGGTGTAAACTCATCAATAAAGGTAATTAGAAAAGAGGTTTGATTCGTGCATCCAAAAGCATCTGGTCCTGCAAAAATATAATATGTGCCACCATCTTCAATAAAAGCACCTCCTTGCCCTAAATTGGTTCCTGTTCCATCAGGACCTGTAAAATAATTACCATTTGTAATATTTGGTAATGTCGTATTGCTACATTCAGTTATGTTCGTTATTGCGTCAACCAAAGGCAAAGGGCGTACATTAATATCTACTGAAGTGATATCAAAACAAGATGAATTATTACTGTCCTCAATTCTTATCCAAAAGGTTGTTATACCTGTTCCGTTTGTTATGTTAATATTGTTACCAATTGCATTAACACCATTAGTTGCATCACTTTGATTTGTGTAATAGGTAATTGTGTAAGTGCCTGATTGACCATTGATAACATCAATATCATGAATTGATAAATCATACGGAACTCCCGATGAATTATCACAAACATTTTGAAGAGGAATACTACCAGCTGTAATACTTGGATTAACAATTAGGTCAAATTGATATTCGGCATCACAATAAAGTCCAGTTACCGTGTTAAAAATTTTTATATAAATCGTTTGACCTGGACTCATGAAGTTGCCTAAATCGGCTGAAGGAATTGGATTGTTTGCAAGTATATCTGCTTGTGAATCAAAATAATGAACATCATAAATTGCATCGTCAAGACCTAAAAATATTTCATTATTGATTGTTAAATTATAAGGGTAAATGCCTGCGCCAGTATCACAAGCATATAAATCTTGTGGATTATTAACCAACAAATCATTAAAAGTTATTGATTCTTCAATATGACAACTTCCTTTATCAATAATTACTTCATAAACACCTGGTTGAGAAACAGTATAAGTAGGGTTTGTTTCTCCAGCTATAATCATTCCATTTAAAAGCCATTGAAAAGTATAGGTATTGTCTAAACCTGTATCAAGAATATATTCATCTCCAGCACAGATGATTTGATCAGGGCCTAAATCGAAATTTGTAGTAAAACTCCCAGCTCCAATAAAGACAGCAGAATCGTAATCGGCATCACCAAAATCTGCTATAGACATTCGTATTCTGTAAGGATTATTTGGAATTACACCTGAAGAAGCGGACATTACAACGGTATGTCCTCTCATGTTCAGAGAAGAAGCTGGTGGATTCGATACGTTATAGGTGCTAAACAAGCCAGGATTTGAAGAGCTACAAGAATTTCCTTCATTAAAAGCAGAGTTTCTTATTGTAAGTACACTTACAGGGTTCGATGTTCCAGGGATTACAGCTAAATTTGTTGTAATGTTCGTAGTTAAATCAGTTAAGGCGAAAGCAAAAATATCGTTCGAACTACATTGAAATTCTCCATATTCATTTGAAGCAAAGAGAAAGTTGAAACTAAATGAATTAGAAGTAGGAATGAATTCAAATTCTAAAAAACCTACATCAACAATAGAAGTAGATTGTCCACTACTTTGATTGCTTAAATTTTGTAAAAAAGGATCTGGATTATTGTTTATTGCAGAACTTAAGTTTGTATTTGTGTACTGTCCTTGAGTAAAATTGATATTCCCATTTCTAATAATAACTCCATCAAGCATTGGAAAACTCGAACCATTTTGATTGAAGTACCCAACAGATTGATTTCCTGACATGTTTGTACTGGTAATTTCAATACATGAATTGTTAATCAGTAAATCTACTAATTGAGTTGAAGTATAAGTGTTATCCACGGTTATACTTTGGGAATAGGACACTATTCCTAGTATTAGGAAAAATAATGTAACTAAATTTTTCATGAGATTTTGGGCTTAAATCTTTATAAAGTTAACAAATATATTGTTTTCAATATATAAATTAAACAAAAAAAGGCTTTGATTATTACAATCAAAGCCTTTTGAATTATTTTTCTTACGTATTAATCGTTCAATTTTAAAACAGCCATAAATGCTTCTTGTGGAATTTCTACATTTCCAACTTGACGCATTCTCTTTTTACCTTTTTTCTGTTTTTCCAATAACTTACGTTTACGTGAAATATCTCCACCATAACATTTTGCAGTTACGTCTTTACGAAGTGCTTTAATCGTTTCACGC from Flavobacterium haoranii encodes:
- a CDS encoding TspO/MBR family protein — its product is MNKYIRIIIAIVVCLGLGFASSKITQSSLYDWYPEIKKPSFNPPNSVFAPVWTMLFILMGLAAGMIWNQLEKQTEAVKKALFFFCVQLLFNVLWTFLFFGLNNLLLASIEIVLLWLLIYETFILFKKIEPKAAYLLLPYLAWVAFASVLTFFIYYLNI
- the mvaD gene encoding diphosphomevalonate decarboxylase, yielding MYSEKDFVASTFNLVQSAQFSWEAPSNIALVKYWGKIDNELDFQGNKASQIPANPSISFTLNNCKTITSLSFEQKSSTEDFSFDFYFEGQKKEDFKPKIQKFFERIEVFCPYLKNYHITIESENTFPHSSGIASSASGMAALAMNVMSLEKALNPEMSDDYFFKKASFLARLGSGSACRSVKGEVVIWGHHKDTSDSSNLYGIDFVESHEKFKNFQDTILLVDKGEKQVSSTVGHNLMYNHPFANQRFVQAQDNLTAIKEILKNGDVDSFIKLVESEALTLHAMMMTSMPYFILMKPNTLEIINKIWKFRTETAIPVCFTLDAGANVHVLYPENVKEKVLQFIQNELVAYCQNGQYICDQIGNGANQLK
- a CDS encoding geranylgeranylglycerol-phosphate geranylgeranyltransferase; protein product: MLTRKSKLLLTKIFSFFSVVRGYNIWVIALAQYLSAIFILAPHESALSILLDWRLFVLVVASSLCIASGYIINNFYDAKKDLINRPKKAMIDRLVSQSTKLKVYFAINFFVVVLASLISWKAVLFFSAYIFLLWFYSHKLKKYPLIGNLTAALLAVTPFFAVLMHFKNFYHVIFAHATFLFVLILIRELIKDLENIEGDLANDYKTIPVLYGEKLAKTIITLLTCFTVIPVFFLTDVYNVGYMEIYFYLGLIALLFFIMKLWKSDCKEDYVKLHFLLKFIIVSGVFCIVLIEPSVLINGKKLLSTY
- a CDS encoding pseudouridine synthase, whose amino-acid sequence is MSRHQGNDKRNPGSGRQGGYKKTSHSRGNAPVRSNSSGFSRNENKSAQPKAKPASDDIRLNRYISNSGMCSRREADIYIQSGNVMVNGEVVTEMGYRVKPGDVVKFDGATITPEKKVYVLLNKPKNFSTSADGVRSNENVLSLVKNASKSQLQPVGRMDKTTTGLLLFTNDTELITKFSSPNQRSSKLYHVSLDKNLKFEDLEKVKNGLYIDDHKIFVEEIDYIENEAKSEIGVKMKTANVKIVRKIFEELDYNVIKLDRVTFAGLTKKNLPRGNWRFLTEQEIINLKNI
- a CDS encoding T9SS type B sorting domain-containing protein, coding for MDNTYTSTQLVDLLINNSCIEITSTNMSGNQSVGYFNQNGSSFPMLDGVIIRNGNINFTQGQYTNTNLSSAINNNPDPFLQNLSNQSSGQSTSIVDVGFLEFEFIPTSNSFSFNFLFASNEYGEFQCSSNDIFAFALTDLTTNITTNLAVIPGTSNPVSVLTIRNSAFNEGNSCSSSNPGLFSTYNVSNPPASSLNMRGHTVVMSASSGVIPNNPYRIRMSIADFGDADYDSAVFIGAGSFTTNFDLGPDQIICAGDEYILDTGLDNTYTFQWLLNGMIIAGETNPTYTVSQPGVYEVIIDKGSCHIEESITFNDLLVNNPQDLYACDTGAGIYPYNLTINNEIFLGLDDAIYDVHYFDSQADILANNPIPSADLGNFMSPGQTIYIKIFNTVTGLYCDAEYQFDLIVNPSITAGSIPLQNVCDNSSGVPYDLSIHDIDVINGQSGTYTITYYTNQSDATNGVNAIGNNINITNGTGITTFWIRIEDSNNSSCFDITSVDINVRPLPLVDAITNITECSNTTLPNITNGNYFTGPDGTGTNLGQGGAFIEDGGTYYIFAGPDAFGCTNQTSFLITFIDEFTPILDNCGVFSVPSPPEGIGAFYSDFGGPNGTGTLIPTGTQFENTGTTSIVQPIYYYAEVNGIPCRDERFDIYIHPLAPVDILPDVTYCNSYTLEPLTNGNYFTGPNGTGTALFAGNTITSSQTVYIYNTLDHISSDGVTVGTCPSPASSFQVNIVDTSIFTPITECGSFTLPAITFGNYYDQPNGMGNIIDPSIPITSSQIVYYYANTTTLPNCTDNLNFNITINPRPLVDSLPSESHCGEFVLPPLTNGNYYMLSGGPSVPGQVQLFPNQVIDLSGTSLNPGTYYIYNGPDANNCDNESSFTINILPSPLVDAVSDYAVCGPFYTINPATNGTIYTAPGGPNGTGTVVDPTTQYTENETFYLYSFDSNTTCEVDIPFTVFYNGIDLPDFPDEDVCEFDNYALPILTHVPPETTNNYSINYYLDSNGNGIPGDAGDTLVPAGTVFNTPNTVTTVYVVANNTGRFGLSCQEIDTITITVSETPNLNNHPANFNSLNNTTHCGEFILPDLNGPTINYTVNYYTQPGGNPNDLINPNDYTFSVAPDESPQTFDVWVYAHATNNTNCFDETHFQFTVYPRPTFEVDGGIICVDPLTNATLEPIILDSGLNPALFDVEWSLNGVVLGNGITFEAIQAGTYTITPIKLSPENAPDCNYLPTTAVVTISSRAVASVSVTQPFEDIANATVTIENGFGNYIFQLDDGQFQTSNNFYNISSGSHTVTVRDTLGNCGDFVLVFNVIKYPKFFTPNADGYNDTWNIWDLRNEHPDAVIYIFDRYGKFLKELSPMDNGWDGKYNGHDLPSTDYWFTVDYLYNGEPAQFKAHFAMKR